A stretch of the Candidatus Methylomirabilota bacterium genome encodes the following:
- a CDS encoding PQQ-dependent sugar dehydrogenase, with amino-acid sequence MGPRARLWRLGLLVGALLLGATPGNAAAAPPGITLKAVASGLPLPASITHAGDGSGRLFISGLRGQILVFDGTRVLPTPFLDISGQVGFIDGTRGFFSVAFHPRYASTGFFYVHYVNTAGHIIIARYRVSAGDPNVADPASALTLIDLPNPTTIHQGGQVQFGRDGFLYISIGDGGLPGDRTNNAQNLGVIHGKILRIDVDHGSPYAIPPSNPFVGTRGARGEIWAWGLRNPWRFTFDRQTGDMFIGDVGEVRREEVDFQPASSRGGENYGWRPMEGTLCFQPPTNCNNGTFKLPILEYAHVPLKGAELPAPHHLGHCEVGGRSINGGYRYRGRLFPALTGIYFFSDLCTGQIWGATPDAQGRWTATELLRVDFHSTSFGEDEGGELYINNHLDGIVYRIETPFAGGVFLAAADLDGAGGTEIVTGPGFGRGPLVRTFGTDNSDFGLSFLAYNARFTGGVRVAACDFDGDGAAEIVTGAGPGGGPHVQVFKRTPDGLAVLASFFPYTTTFRGGVYVACGDVDGDGVPDLITGADAGGWPHVRVFHLAPGSPGGVVPVREFLAFAQAFTGGVRVAAGNVDGSDRASIIVGAGPGGSPQVRVFKLAGGGLVNTANFFAYDSRFAGGVFVAAGDVTGDGVAEIVTGAGSGGGPNVRVFSGRGVANGVTFFAYPANFTGGVRVTVGGGRIFTGAGAGGLPQVRGFTGAGAALGTSFLAY; translated from the coding sequence GCGACGGCTCCGGCCGGCTGTTCATCTCCGGGCTCCGGGGGCAGATCCTCGTCTTCGACGGCACCCGGGTGCTGCCGACGCCCTTCCTCGACATCAGCGGCCAGGTCGGCTTCATCGACGGGACCCGCGGCTTCTTCAGCGTCGCCTTTCATCCGCGCTACGCGAGCACCGGCTTCTTCTACGTCCACTACGTCAACACCGCCGGGCACATCATCATCGCCCGCTACCGCGTCTCGGCCGGGGACCCCAACGTGGCGGATCCCGCCTCGGCGCTGACGCTCATCGACCTTCCGAATCCCACGACCATCCACCAGGGTGGCCAGGTCCAGTTCGGCCGGGACGGCTTCCTCTACATCTCGATCGGGGACGGCGGGCTGCCGGGCGACCGAACGAACAACGCCCAGAACCTGGGAGTCATCCACGGCAAGATCCTGCGCATCGACGTGGACCACGGCTCCCCCTACGCCATCCCGCCCAGCAACCCCTTCGTGGGGACGCGGGGGGCGCGGGGGGAGATCTGGGCCTGGGGGCTCCGCAATCCGTGGCGATTCACCTTCGACCGCCAGACCGGCGACATGTTCATCGGCGACGTCGGTGAAGTCCGCCGGGAAGAGGTGGATTTCCAGCCGGCCTCGAGCCGCGGCGGGGAGAACTACGGCTGGCGGCCGATGGAAGGGACGCTGTGCTTCCAGCCCCCCACCAACTGCAACAACGGCACCTTCAAGCTGCCCATTCTCGAGTACGCCCACGTCCCCCTCAAGGGCGCCGAGCTTCCCGCGCCGCACCACCTCGGCCACTGCGAGGTCGGCGGGCGCTCGATCAATGGGGGGTATCGGTACCGCGGCCGACTGTTCCCGGCCCTGACCGGGATCTACTTCTTCTCCGATCTCTGCACGGGCCAGATCTGGGGCGCCACCCCCGATGCCCAGGGCCGCTGGACGGCCACCGAGCTCCTCCGGGTGGACTTCCACAGCACCTCCTTCGGCGAGGACGAAGGCGGCGAGCTCTACATCAACAACCACCTCGACGGCATCGTCTATCGGATCGAGACGCCCTTCGCCGGAGGGGTGTTCCTGGCCGCGGCCGACCTCGACGGGGCGGGCGGCACCGAGATCGTCACCGGCCCCGGCTTCGGACGCGGTCCGCTGGTGCGCACGTTCGGCACCGACAACTCGGACTTCGGCCTGAGCTTCCTCGCCTATAACGCCCGCTTTACCGGCGGGGTCCGGGTCGCCGCCTGCGACTTCGACGGGGACGGCGCAGCCGAAATCGTGACCGGCGCCGGCCCCGGGGGCGGCCCCCACGTCCAGGTGTTCAAGCGCACCCCCGACGGCCTCGCCGTCCTGGCCAGCTTCTTCCCCTATACGACGACCTTCAGAGGCGGCGTCTACGTGGCCTGCGGCGACGTCGACGGGGACGGCGTGCCCGATCTGATCACGGGGGCCGACGCGGGCGGCTGGCCCCACGTCCGGGTCTTCCATCTCGCCCCCGGAAGCCCCGGCGGCGTCGTTCCCGTCCGAGAATTCCTCGCCTTCGCCCAGGCCTTCACCGGCGGCGTCCGCGTCGCGGCCGGGAACGTGGACGGCAGCGACCGCGCCTCGATCATCGTCGGCGCCGGCCCCGGGGGGAGCCCACAGGTTCGCGTCTTCAAGCTCGCCGGCGGTGGGCTCGTGAACACCGCCAACTTCTTCGCCTACGATAGCCGCTTCGCCGGCGGCGTCTTCGTCGCGGCCGGCGACGTGACCGGCGATGGCGTTGCCGAGATCGTGACGGGCGCCGGAAGCGGCGGCGGTCCCAACGTCCGCGTCTTCAGCGGCCGGGGTGTCGCCAACGGGGTGACGTTCTTCGCCTACCCGGCGAACTTCACCGGCGGCGTCCGCGTGACCGTCGGGGGCGGCAGGATCTTCACCGGCGCCGGCGCCGGGGGCCTCCCGCAGGTCCGGGGCTTCACCGGCGCCGGCGCCGCCCTGGGCACGAGCTTCCTCGCCTACTAG
- a CDS encoding response regulator, with the protein MARFLPCARVVAHPDSRRPAILIAESQPELRNVLSCVLRDAAYDTALAADGIEAVSAVMRMSPDLLVLDLHLARLDGLVALEVVRALAQDLPVVLISCLAASSLGTAAERLGAFAVLRKPFRNAELLDAVARGLAQRPGAKEDAAAGAREPLHLAP; encoded by the coding sequence GTGGCACGCTTCCTGCCTTGTGCACGCGTCGTGGCGCACCCCGATTCGCGTCGCCCGGCCATCCTCATCGCGGAGAGCCAGCCCGAGCTCCGGAACGTGCTGAGCTGCGTCCTCCGGGACGCCGCCTACGACACGGCGCTGGCCGCCGACGGGATCGAAGCGGTGAGCGCCGTCATGCGGATGTCGCCGGACCTGCTCGTGCTCGACCTCCACCTGGCCCGGCTCGACGGGCTCGTCGCCCTCGAGGTGGTCCGGGCCCTCGCCCAGGATCTGCCGGTGGTCCTCATCTCGTGCCTCGCGGCCTCGAGCCTCGGCACCGCCGCGGAGCGCCTGGGCGCCTTCGCCGTTCTTCGTAAGCCGTTCCGGAACGCGGAGCTCCTCGACGCCGTCGCGCGCGGTCTCGCGCAGCGACCCGGCGCCAAGGAAGACGCCGCGGCCGGGGCGCGCGAACCCCTGCACCTCGCACCCTAG
- a CDS encoding copper resistance protein CopC has product MRIRALGTTGVLIWLLVSPTAAWSHAQLLKSAPARRAVLSRPPARVQLWFNERLEPGFSRVSVWDPQGKQVDLKDVRLGPDDQTKLSVSLPPLEPGTYRVKFRVLSVDGHVVESEFPFTIRPAR; this is encoded by the coding sequence GTGAGGATTCGCGCGCTGGGCACCACCGGCGTCCTCATCTGGCTCCTGGTTTCGCCCACCGCGGCATGGAGCCATGCGCAGCTGCTCAAGTCGGCACCCGCGCGCCGCGCCGTCCTCAGCCGGCCTCCGGCCCGGGTTCAGCTCTGGTTCAACGAGCGCCTCGAGCCCGGGTTCTCCCGGGTGTCGGTCTGGGACCCCCAGGGCAAGCAGGTCGACCTCAAGGACGTGCGGCTCGGCCCCGATGACCAGACGAAGCTGTCGGTCTCGTTGCCCCCGCTCGAGCCCGGAACCTACCGCGTGAAGTTCCGCGTCCTGTCCGTCGACGGCCACGTCGTCGAGAGCGAGTTCCCGTTCACGATCCGGCCGGCTCGCTGA
- a CDS encoding GDSL-type esterase/lipase family protein, with amino-acid sequence MVGRSLVQRGAAVAAAALLVAWAPAPEAAGFWLPADIGSNDPQVVLAIGDSITVGVLGDGACDTGHCHVADRPYPTVLLSLLTPRHPGLRMLNHGRGGETTGDGVGRLRDLLIQNRPLFVLIMEGTNDANVGRDPGEIVGHLREMVRLVKANSSIPILAAIVPNFTDPDAQSITEAVNARLPEMAQEEGVRFVNTFAAMNDQSLFGPQDLLHPNQRGYEVLGAAWAQAVSDAIVASRALLGGVSVAGGRLSGDPTSFQVIAGSGAGGSARVRTFRTDNRPFGPTFMPYPAAFLGGVRVAACDFDRDGRDEIVMGAAPGGGPQVLVFKLGADGRPISVLASFFPFPLTFTGGVAVACGDLDRDGIPEIVVAAGRGAAPQVRAFRYVPRAPGGVVALPVNFAPFPLSFQGGATVAVADLDGDRRAEIIVGAGPGGLPQVRVFRYAPGAVGGVVDYGLSFLAYVPQFTGGVFVAAGDLDGDGRAELVTGAGRGGLPRVRVFGRASSGRVTERASFLAYPQTFPGGVFVGIAGQQILTGAGPGGWAQVRGFTMTGAPTGTSFIAY; translated from the coding sequence ATGGTAGGACGGTCCCTGGTCCAGCGCGGCGCGGCCGTGGCCGCCGCCGCGCTCCTGGTGGCGTGGGCGCCGGCACCGGAGGCCGCCGGGTTCTGGCTGCCGGCAGACATCGGCAGCAACGACCCCCAGGTGGTGCTGGCGATCGGCGACAGCATCACGGTCGGAGTCCTCGGCGACGGCGCCTGCGACACCGGCCACTGCCACGTCGCCGACCGGCCCTACCCGACGGTGCTTCTGAGCCTGCTGACGCCCCGGCATCCCGGACTCCGGATGCTCAACCACGGCCGGGGCGGCGAGACCACGGGTGACGGGGTCGGACGGCTCCGGGACCTCCTCATCCAGAACCGCCCCCTCTTCGTCCTCATCATGGAAGGGACCAACGACGCCAACGTCGGACGGGATCCCGGCGAGATCGTGGGTCATCTCCGGGAGATGGTCCGTCTCGTCAAGGCCAACTCTTCGATCCCGATCCTGGCGGCGATCGTGCCGAATTTCACCGATCCCGACGCGCAATCGATCACCGAGGCGGTCAACGCGCGCTTGCCGGAGATGGCTCAGGAAGAAGGGGTGCGCTTCGTCAACACCTTCGCCGCGATGAACGACCAGAGCCTCTTCGGCCCCCAGGACCTCCTTCACCCCAACCAGCGTGGCTACGAGGTGCTGGGCGCGGCGTGGGCGCAGGCGGTGAGCGACGCGATCGTCGCCTCACGCGCCCTGCTGGGGGGCGTCTCCGTGGCGGGCGGCCGTCTCAGCGGAGATCCGACGTCCTTCCAGGTGATCGCGGGCTCGGGCGCCGGGGGCTCGGCGCGCGTGCGGACGTTCCGCACCGACAACCGGCCCTTCGGCCCGACCTTCATGCCGTATCCCGCCGCGTTCCTCGGCGGCGTGCGGGTGGCCGCCTGCGATTTCGACCGTGATGGGCGCGACGAGATCGTGATGGGCGCGGCCCCGGGTGGCGGTCCACAGGTCCTCGTCTTCAAGCTGGGGGCCGACGGCCGGCCGATCAGCGTGCTGGCCAGCTTCTTCCCCTTTCCGCTCACGTTCACGGGCGGCGTCGCCGTCGCCTGCGGAGACCTCGACCGCGACGGGATTCCCGAGATCGTGGTGGCGGCCGGCCGGGGTGCCGCCCCGCAGGTGCGGGCGTTTCGCTACGTCCCGAGGGCGCCCGGCGGGGTGGTGGCGCTGCCCGTGAACTTCGCCCCGTTTCCGCTCTCGTTCCAGGGCGGGGCCACGGTGGCGGTCGCCGATCTGGACGGAGACCGCCGCGCCGAGATCATCGTGGGCGCGGGACCGGGCGGGCTTCCGCAGGTCCGGGTGTTCCGGTACGCGCCCGGTGCGGTGGGGGGTGTCGTGGACTACGGCCTGAGCTTCCTGGCCTACGTCCCCCAGTTCACGGGCGGCGTGTTCGTGGCCGCCGGGGACCTCGACGGCGACGGCCGGGCCGAGCTCGTGACCGGTGCCGGCCGCGGGGGCCTGCCCCGCGTGCGCGTCTTCGGCCGGGCGTCGAGCGGGCGGGTCACGGAGCGGGCCAGCTTCCTGGCGTATCCCCAGACGTTCCCGGGCGGCGTGTTCGTGGGAATCGCCGGGCAGCAGATCCTCACGGGCGCCGGCCCCGGCGGCTGGGCTCAGGTGCGCGGCTTCACCATGACCGGCGCGCCGACCGGGACGAGCTTCATCGCCTACTGA